The following proteins are co-located in the Primulina tabacum isolate GXHZ01 chromosome 11, ASM2559414v2, whole genome shotgun sequence genome:
- the LOC142518673 gene encoding phylloplanin-like, with the protein MALKTLALINILVVGCVVPMVQGQLLGLLGLLRIQGTLYCTANGNIGVNGTTTPVFPNALVQLQCGGNVVSTATTNRSGIFSILLDPLNFVLSTLLSGCKLVVNTPLASCNTNLPSIGSLQSTLQFIGNALFGLLNVGNIIPSGFQFNANLN; encoded by the exons ATGGCCTTAAAAACCCTTGCTTTGATTAACATTTTGGTTGTTGGTTGTGTTGTGCCAATGGTTCAAGGACAACTTCTTGGACTACTTGGTTTGCTTAGGATCCAAGGAACTTTGTACTGCACTGCTAATGGCAACATAGGAGTTAATGGCACAACCACACCTGTTTTCCCCA ATGCTTTGGTGCAATTGCAATGTGGTGGAAATGTGGTTTCCACAGCTACGACGAATCGCTCTGGGATATTCTCTATACTGTTAGACCCGCTGAACTTTGTCCTTTCCACCCTTCTTTCTGGCTGCAAGCTCGTCGTTAACACGCCATTGGCATCTTGCAATACAAATTTACCATCCATTGGATCGTTGCAATCAACCTTACAGTTCATTGGCAATGCGCTTTTCGGGCTGTTGAACGTAGGAAATATCATCCCTTCTGGTTTTCAGTTCAACGCTAATTTGAACTAA
- the LOC142517811 gene encoding putative E3 ubiquitin-protein ligase LIN, whose amino-acid sequence MAPIPPQIPLKFSSDNHKLDFDSVCALVTIINQHINAILEDDESSKALKLKCTSKLKIRAQEFFEFSEHSVLSNLYWGIESIEAAAGAKDKAWRLENSERMLQVPASLDENGVTLGMENSFLVCCAYFYLSVVEGIRKNEWQVAMHFLQALLVSPRLVYTEFAPGICQDLFPLFIRQKISKPFGSRRVSPVTFQELDDEMIDEMIRWISRIYKPWLMYYHIMSRADFAQGSGGCDLSSADDQSQYTTVNKTRSIESQVSCEFRDGQTYQSKELIQVKKMHIQENVNNSENDNETVASPENSCSTEALAISNMKCLKDMLAESHSNSQVSMHSPNSSDEGEIFQEDCEEEQDSLSSLQTGVLNRDEEKIEVLNQYGSVSWNLSAPRSKSKKESVLSTLQASTHQMHTGLSEIKVTECFSRSFSTSFCDIDVSALSSRKMEPLDENLDSNEKLQTHQYIGSFALKNYQLSRTLHQKSYSRMKKSSSCRTDLPNCRYPLLDENIHIEQIGILEKIITKMCFTEELVNGGQDYIFEVNKIYKILSNKSELKYSILKDMILDQLLAAFSSSKEDRVVRTSLAILSTIAATNRTAIEEIKNKGLQLYDLATALKRNVHEAVVLIYLISPSPAEIKTLELLPFLVELVCTFSKSYKVELTSFLLTPPAASLMIIEILVSAFDYETNSMHLAAISSPRVLSGLLQVTRKDNTEEMISLASILVRCMRFDGKCRKYVSEFSSVDPFVALLWSNQKRSTNTALEFFNELLRIPRSQGISLLEQIQKKGSINNMCALFLLTQNSEPEHKLLAANLLLQLEVIEGTSTKSMYREEAVEALFESLSCEEMPATQALCSFILANLGGTYSWMGEPYTMAWMVKKTGLALPQHRNLIKNYDFSDPCLQDVGVDAWCSKTAQRIVHIGSPVFQALEKGLKSKLKRVSRDCLTAIAWLGCELVKGPDELRNSACEIILHAVEQYVHPGLDLEERLLACLSIYNYTSGRGMNRIINLSEAVRESLRRLSNTTWMAEELLKVADYFQPNKWRISCVHSQILEAGDRSSGAVTALIYHKGQLCGGYADGSIKVWDIKGQTATLLHVIKEHKKAVTCFSLYEPGDCLLSGSADRTIKMWQMHQRNLECIEVIPTKDLVKCIDSWGELIFAITKSHKLKAIEASRKCNDVFKNKRVKCIRVTTHGKVYAGCTDSSIQEMMITNNRHQEIKAPSKSWIQSKPICSISVYKDWLYCSSLVVEGSKMKDWRRSIRPQISVVPDKGGSILAMEVVEDFIYLQCSKSMSSLQIWLRGTEHKVGRLSAGSKITSLLSANDMIICGTENGVIKGWIPL is encoded by the exons ATGGCTCCAATCCCTCCTCAAATCCCACTCAAATTTTCGTCTGACAATCATAAACTAGACTTCGATTCTGTGTGTGCACTGGTCACGATAATCAATCAGCACATAAATGCCATTCTTGAAGATGATGAATCCAGCAAAGCTTTGAAACTGAAATGTACTTCAAAGCTCAAGATTCGGGCTCAGGAATTCTTCGAGTTCTCGGAGCATTCCGTGCTGTCCAACCTCTACTGGGGTATTGAGAGCATTGAGGCAGCAGCTGGGGCGAAAGACAAGGCGTGGAGGCTCGAAAACTCCGAAAGAATGCTTCAAGTCCCCGCCTCACTGGATGAAAATGGAGTCACGTTAGGGATGGAGAACAGTTTTTTAGTGTGCTGCGCTTACTTTTACCTGTCTGTCGTCGAAGGGATTCGAAAGAATGAGTGGCAAGTTGCGATGCATTTTCTTCAAGCGCTCCTGGTTTCTCCAAGGCTTGTGTACACTGAATTCGCACCTGGGATATGCCAAGATTTGTTCCCTTTGTTTATCAGGCAGAAGATTTCGAAACCATTCGGGAGTCGACGTGTGAGTCCGGTGACGTTTCAAGAGCTTGATGATGAGATGATCGACGAAatgatacgatggatttcgaGGATTTATAAGCCATGGCTGATGTATTATCATATCATGTCTAGAGCAGATTTTGCTCAGGGaagtggaggatgtgatttGAGCTCTGCAGACGATCAGTCACAGTATACCAC GGTTAACAAGACTAGAAGCATCGAGTCTCAGGTTTCATGTGAATTCAGGGATGGACAAACTTATCAGAGT AAAGAACTGATTCAGGTTAAGAAGATGCACATTCAAGAAAACGTCAATAACTCCGAAAATGATAACGAAACGGTTGCATCTCCAGAGAATAGCTGCAGTACTGAGGCTCTAGCAATCTCCAATATGAAATGCCTCAAAGATATGCTAGCAGAATCCCACTCAAATTCTCAGGTTTCCATGCATTCACCCAATAGCTCTGACGAGGGCGAAATTTTTCAGGAG GACTGTGAAGAAGAACAAGACTCTTTGAGTTCATTGCAAACAGGGGTACTTAATAGAGATGAGGAAAAAATAGAAGTTTTGAATCAGTATGGTTCAGTTTCATG GAACTTGTCAGCCCCTCGTTCCAAATCAAAGAAAGAAAGTGTTTTATCTACTCTTCAAGCTTCAACGCATCAAATGCACACAGGATTGAGTGAAATAAAGGTCACCGAGTGCTTCTCTCGCAGTTTCTCCACCTCGTTCTGTGATATTGATGTGTCGGCATTAAGCAGCAGAAAAATGGAGCCATTAGATGAAAATTTAGATAGTAACGAGAAATTACAAACCCATCAGTATATCGGATCGTTTGCTTTGAAAAATTATCAGCTATCAAGAACACTTCACCAAAAAAGTTACTCAAGAATGAAGAAAAGCTCAAGCTGTAGGACAGATTTACCAAATTGTCGTTACCCATTACTGGATGAAAACATCCATATTGAACAAATAGGCATACTCGAGAAGATAATCACTAAGATGTGCTTCACTGAAGAACTAGTAAATGGCGGGCAAGACTACATATTTGAAGTGAACAAGATATACAAGATATTGAGCAATAAGTCGGAACTTAAATATTCTATCTTGAAAGACATGATATTGGATCAGTTACTAGCGGCCTTTTCAAGTTCTAAAGAGGACAGGGTTGTCAGAACTTCGTTGGCAATACTCTCAACTATTGCTGCAACAAATAGGACGGCAATCGAGGAGATCAAGAACAAAGGGTTGCAATTATATGATTTGGCAACTGCTCTTAAAAGAAATGTTCACGAAGCTGTTGTCCTGATCTATTTAATTAGTCCTTCTCCTGCTGAAATTAAAACACTGGAACTTTTACCTTTTCTGGTGGAATTAGTTTGTACTTTTTCAAAGAGTTACAAGGTAGAATTAACGTCATTTCTTCTGACTCCTCCAGCTGCATCGTTGATGATCATTGAGATTTTAGTGTCTGCATTTGATTATGAAACAAATAGCATGCATTTGGCAGCAATAAGCTCGCCAAGAGTACTTTCTGGGCTCTTGCAAGTTACCAGAAAAGATAATACAGAAGAGATGATATCTTTGGCTTCCATTCTTGTTAGGTGTATGAGGTTTGATGGGAAATGCAGGAAGTATGTATCAGAGTTTTCTTCAGTGGATCCTTTTGTTGCTCTTTTGTGGAGTAACCAGAAACGTTCAACGAACACCGCATTGGAATTTTTCAATGAACTGCTAAGAATTCCACG GTCACAAGGCATTAGTTTGTTAGAGCAGATACAAAAGAAAGGAAGCATCAATAATATGTGTGCTCTATTCCTACTCACACAAAACTCAGAACCTGAGCACAAACTTCTTGCAGCTAATCTATTACTTCAGTTGGAAGTTATT GAAGGCACGTCTACGAAAAGCATGTATAGGGAAGAGGCAGTAGAAGCCCTCTTTGAGTCACTTTCATGTGAAGAGATGCCTGCCACACAAGCTCTATGCTCTTTCATATTAGCAAATCTTGGTGGAACTTACTCTTGGATGGGGGAACCATATACGATGGCATGGATggtgaaaaagactggtttagCCTTGCCACAACATCGTAATTTGATAAAAAACTATGATTTCTCCGATCCATGCTTACAG GATGTAGGAGTAGATGCCTGGTGCAGTAAAACCGCACAACGTATAGTGCATATTGGTTCTCCTGTTTTTCAGGCATTAGAAAAAGGACTAAAGAGCAAGTTAAAGCGAGTATCGAGAGACTGTCTCACCGCTATTGCTTGGCTTGGGTGTGAACTTGTCAAAGGTCCTGATGAACTGAGAAATTCTGCTTGTGAGATAATACTACACGCTGTTGAACAATATGTGCATCCTGGTTTAGATCTCGAAGAAAGActcttggcttgtctatccatTTATAATTATACTTCTGGCAGAG GAATGAATAGGATAATCAATCTTTCAGAAGCGGTACGAGAATCATTGAGACGTCTCTCAAATACTACATGGATGGCTGAAGAATTACTCAAAGTGGCCGATTATTTTCAGCCTAATAAATGG CGAATATCTTGCGTCCACAGCCAAATTCTAGAAGCGGGAGATAGAAGTAGTGGAGCTGTGACTGCTCTAATCTACCATAAGGGACAGCTATGTGGTGGATATGCAGATGGTTCGATTAAG gTTTGGGATATTAAAGGGCAGACAGCCACACTTCTGCATGTAATAAAGGAGCATAAAAAAGCTGTTACTTGCTTTTCACTGTATGAACCTGGGGACTGCCTTCTTAGTGGATCTGCTGACAGAACGATCAAG ATGTGGCAAATGCACCAGAGGAATCTTGAATGCATTGAAGTTATACCAACAAAGGACTTGGTAAAATGTATCGATTCTTGGGGAGAACTGATTTTTGCAATCACAAAAAGTCACAAGTTGAAG GCTATTGAAGCTTCGAGAAAATGCAATGACGTTTTCAAGAACAAACGTGTGAAATGCATCAGAGTGACGACACATGGAAAGGTTTATGCCGGCTGCACTGATTCAAGTATTCAGGAGATGATGATAACAAACAACCGACATCAAGAAATCAAAGCACCATCAAAAAGTTGGATTCAAAGCAAGCCCATATGTTCAATTTCAGTTTATAAAGACTGGTTATATTGCTCAAGTTTGGTTGTTGAAGGTTCAAAGATGAAG GACTGGAGAAGAAGCATTAGGCCTCAAATATCAGTAGTTCCAGATAAGGGAGGAAGCATTTTGGCTATGGAAGTAGTGGAAGATTTCATATACTTACAATGCAGCAAATCAATGAGCAGTCTTCAG ATATGGTTAAGAGGGACAGAACACAAAGTTGGAAGGCTATCAGCTGGAAGCAAGATAACTAGCTTACTCTCAGCAAATGACATGATAATCTGCGGCACTGAGAACGGAGTAATCAAG GGATGGATTCCTCTGTAG